The following proteins are co-located in the Patescibacteria group bacterium genome:
- the rplB gene encoding 50S ribosomal protein L2, protein MPITNYKPTTAARRKSSVQSFKDVTSSTPLKSLLKSRKEQAGRGAGGKITVRHRGGGGRTHVRVIDWKFDRLNIPAKVQTIEYDPNRGARLALLAYADGLRVYVLAPHGLTVGMTVVSSKEKGEPSVGNRFPLEKIPVGMQVHNIELQPGGGGQIVRGAGTSAELLAIEGDHATLRLPSGEVRRVLKVCMATIGTVSNPDWSLVRWGKAGRTRWRGIRPTVRGKAMNPVDHPHGGGEARNSIGLKHPKTPTGKPALGVKTRKEQASDRMIVRRRNHDKNRAV, encoded by the coding sequence ATGCCAATCACCAACTATAAACCAACAACTGCAGCTCGCCGGAAGTCCAGCGTGCAGTCATTCAAAGACGTCACGAGCTCAACGCCCCTGAAGTCACTTTTGAAGTCCCGCAAGGAACAGGCTGGCCGCGGTGCCGGTGGTAAGATCACCGTTCGTCATCGTGGCGGTGGTGGACGTACGCACGTTCGCGTGATTGACTGGAAATTTGATCGCTTGAATATTCCAGCCAAGGTCCAGACCATTGAATACGATCCAAACCGCGGTGCTCGTTTGGCGCTTCTGGCCTATGCCGATGGTTTGCGCGTTTACGTTCTTGCTCCACACGGTCTGACAGTCGGGATGACCGTAGTATCTAGCAAAGAGAAGGGCGAGCCGTCCGTTGGCAACCGTTTCCCGCTTGAAAAAATTCCAGTCGGTATGCAGGTTCATAACATTGAACTTCAGCCAGGCGGAGGCGGACAGATTGTCCGTGGTGCCGGTACGTCAGCTGAGCTCCTCGCTATTGAGGGAGATCACGCGACGCTCCGCTTGCCTTCCGGCGAAGTTCGCCGAGTACTAAAGGTTTGCATGGCGACCATTGGTACTGTTTCTAACCCAGATTGGAGCTTGGTGCGCTGGGGCAAGGCTGGTCGTACGCGTTGGCGCGGTATTCGCCCAACCGTTCGTGGTAAAGCCATGAACCCGGTTGATCACCCACACGGTGGAGGTGAAGCTAGAAACTCTATTGGTCTCAAGCATCCGAAGACGCCAACCGGTAAGCCGGCCCTCGGAG
- a CDS encoding 50S ribosomal protein L23, which translates to MAIFKKKTAVPVEADVKTEAPKEVKKTAPKAKKEEKRDVLKAQGGAVSALAARTLLAPLVTEKTAHLADAGVYAFRVPLNANRVAVRAAFKELYKVAPANVNIMRVHGKESKSGRFASRASDWKKAMITLPAGSRVDIFAL; encoded by the coding sequence ATGGCGATCTTCAAAAAGAAAACAGCAGTGCCAGTGGAAGCCGATGTGAAGACAGAGGCTCCGAAGGAGGTTAAGAAAACAGCTCCTAAGGCGAAGAAAGAAGAAAAGCGCGATGTACTTAAGGCACAGGGTGGTGCAGTTTCTGCTTTGGCCGCCCGGACGCTTTTGGCTCCGCTCGTAACGGAGAAGACGGCACATTTGGCTGATGCTGGTGTTTACGCTTTCCGTGTTCCGCTTAATGCTAATCGTGTAGCTGTACGCGCTGCTTTTAAGGAGCTGTACAAAGTGGCACCAGCTAACGTGAATATCATGCGTGTGCACGGTAAGGAATCTAAGTCTGGACGTTTCGCTTCTCGGGCTTCAGATTGGAAGAAAGCTATGATCACTCTTCCAGCTGGTTCTCGGGTAGACATTTTTGCGCTCTAG